A single genomic interval of Bacillus sp. es.036 harbors:
- a CDS encoding YeiH family protein: protein MINTLRHQQSLPEPIRWILGIAFTFFIALLGFFLAMVPGFKLTGQLASAILIAIAYRQVAGYPEWLRKGITFSSKKLLRFAIILYGIKLNVSMILQDGLPILLLGALVIAFALLSSVWLSKVMNANKSITLLLGAGTGICGAAAIAAVAPIVEAKEEDTAIGVGIIALFGTIFSIGYTILRPFLPLTSSEYGVWSGISLHEVAHVALAAAPGGETALAMGLLAKLGRVFLLVPVCFLFMYLMKRKNKGTQQKVAFPWFLVGFVLMSLAGTFLLGPIIPFSDSAMNVVTEITTWCLTAAMVGLGLSVSLKDLKNKALKPMAIITIVSITLSLLTFFIVKWFY from the coding sequence ATGATCAACACGTTAAGACATCAGCAATCTCTACCGGAACCCATACGCTGGATTCTTGGCATTGCCTTTACGTTTTTTATTGCGTTATTAGGTTTTTTTCTAGCCATGGTGCCAGGGTTTAAGCTTACTGGACAACTAGCCTCGGCGATTTTAATTGCGATCGCATATCGACAAGTGGCTGGCTATCCGGAGTGGCTTAGAAAAGGCATCACATTTTCATCAAAAAAACTACTTAGGTTTGCGATCATTTTATATGGAATTAAATTAAATGTTAGTATGATTCTTCAAGATGGACTACCTATTCTATTACTAGGTGCACTTGTTATTGCATTTGCTCTATTATCATCCGTTTGGCTTTCTAAAGTAATGAATGCTAATAAGTCTATTACGCTGCTTCTTGGCGCAGGTACAGGGATTTGCGGAGCTGCTGCAATTGCAGCTGTGGCACCGATCGTTGAAGCGAAAGAAGAAGATACAGCAATCGGCGTTGGTATTATTGCTTTGTTTGGAACGATTTTTTCCATTGGGTATACGATTCTTCGCCCATTCCTGCCACTAACATCAAGTGAATATGGCGTATGGTCTGGAATTTCACTCCATGAAGTCGCTCACGTTGCTCTAGCAGCAGCACCAGGGGGAGAAACTGCATTAGCAATGGGCTTACTCGCCAAGCTTGGAAGGGTTTTTCTCCTTGTCCCCGTATGTTTTTTGTTCATGTATCTAATGAAACGCAAAAACAAGGGTACGCAACAAAAAGTAGCATTTCCTTGGTTTTTAGTTGGCTTTGTGCTCATGAGTCTAGCTGGAACATTCCTTCTCGGGCCCATTATCCCCTTCTCTGATTCAGCCATGAATGTTGTGACAGAGATTACAACGTGGTGTTTAACCGCTGCTATGGTAGGCCTTGGTTTAAGCGTTAGTTTAAAAGATTTAAAAAATAAAGCACTGAAGCCAATGGCGATTATCACAATTGTATCCATCACGCTCTCTCTTTTAACTTTCTTTATCGTTAAATGGTTTTACTAG
- a CDS encoding acyl-CoA dehydrogenase family protein has protein sequence MNHLYHSYLKNNRQKKLLKMANTLADSFSERADAIDKEGRFPFENFEELKNSGYVALTVPAKFGGKAIDLYEFVMLQERIATGDAATALSIGWHLGLMLEMRDEQTWTDDVFERLSRLVMKENALFNRAASEPATGSPTRGGMPETKATEKDGQWIVNGRKSFTSMAPGLQYALVSAQIGDTGQKGFFLIDMNLSGVKIEEKWDTISMRGTRSDDLVLNDVLLPKDALVEGPESPKSKLPKAWLLHIPACYLGVAIAARNEAIAFASTYSPNSLPGPIKEVPEVQRKIGEMELELMRAREMMYSVALRWVSEPEKRSEMGPELAAVKHVATNSAANVVDQAMRIVGARALFKDNPMQRHYRDVRAGLHNPPMDDAVISMLAGNAISHYESS, from the coding sequence ATGAATCACTTATATCATTCTTATCTAAAAAATAATCGGCAGAAGAAATTACTGAAGATGGCGAATACGCTCGCAGATTCGTTTTCTGAGAGGGCCGATGCAATCGACAAGGAAGGTCGTTTTCCTTTTGAGAATTTCGAAGAATTAAAGAACTCCGGATATGTTGCCTTAACTGTTCCAGCAAAGTTTGGTGGAAAAGCAATTGATTTATATGAATTTGTTATGCTTCAAGAGCGTATTGCAACAGGAGATGCTGCTACCGCGCTCTCTATTGGTTGGCACCTTGGGCTTATGCTTGAAATGAGAGACGAGCAAACGTGGACAGATGACGTTTTTGAACGACTTAGTCGTCTTGTTATGAAAGAAAATGCTCTGTTTAATCGTGCCGCTTCAGAGCCTGCGACAGGAAGTCCGACCCGTGGTGGAATGCCAGAAACGAAGGCAACAGAAAAAGATGGACAATGGATTGTTAACGGACGAAAGTCGTTTACTTCAATGGCACCTGGACTCCAATACGCGCTTGTTTCTGCTCAAATTGGAGATACAGGTCAAAAAGGTTTTTTCCTTATTGATATGAACCTGTCAGGTGTCAAGATTGAAGAAAAATGGGATACGATCTCGATGAGAGGGACACGAAGTGATGATCTTGTACTAAACGATGTTCTCCTACCGAAGGATGCTTTAGTGGAAGGTCCTGAATCCCCTAAGAGTAAGTTACCAAAAGCGTGGCTTCTTCACATTCCTGCATGTTATTTAGGAGTTGCAATAGCTGCTCGAAATGAAGCGATCGCTTTTGCATCTACATATTCTCCGAATAGTCTACCCGGTCCCATTAAAGAGGTACCCGAAGTGCAGCGGAAAATCGGCGAAATGGAATTAGAATTGATGCGAGCACGAGAAATGATGTATTCTGTTGCTTTAAGATGGGTTTCTGAACCTGAAAAAAGGTCAGAAATGGGACCTGAACTAGCTGCTGTTAAACATGTTGCGACAAATAGCGCAGCTAATGTGGTAGATCAGGCAATGAGAATTGTTGGAGCTAGAGCGCTTTTTAAGGACAACCCAATGCAGCGACATTATCGTGACGTAAGAGCGGGTTTACACAATCCACCAATGGATGACGCTGTTATTTCCATGCTTGCAGGGAATGCCATCAGTCATTATGAATCTTCCTAA
- a CDS encoding LysR family transcriptional regulator: MDQQLKVFVTVVDKRNFSRAAEELHMTQPAVSQYIKSLEDSLGTKLLERNNRSVEMNKAGEIVYHHAIELLNLYSKMNYLLDDLTNRASGKLTIGASYTYGEYVLPHVIASIREKYPLITPAVTIGNSREIGDLVYSHQLDVGIIEGDYPARDMKVDSFTQDEMVIVAAPSHKDVDHGSNLENEMWIVREEGSGTREATEKMWELLSVVPSQKMAFGSTQLIKESVEAGIGIGILSKWTIRKELKLGTLKILELPNFRYTRTFSILMRSPFQTKVLEVFLDHVHSHHKT; encoded by the coding sequence GTGGATCAGCAATTAAAAGTGTTTGTTACAGTCGTCGATAAACGAAATTTCTCCAGAGCAGCTGAAGAACTACACATGACACAGCCTGCCGTTAGTCAATATATTAAAAGCTTAGAAGACAGCCTTGGTACTAAGTTACTAGAAAGAAACAACCGATCGGTAGAAATGAACAAAGCGGGTGAAATTGTTTATCATCATGCAATAGAGTTATTAAACTTATATTCAAAAATGAACTATTTATTGGATGACTTGACGAACAGAGCAAGTGGTAAACTGACAATCGGTGCAAGTTACACTTATGGTGAATATGTTTTGCCACATGTTATTGCTTCAATACGAGAAAAGTATCCTTTAATTACACCAGCTGTCACCATTGGAAATTCCAGAGAAATTGGAGATCTTGTTTATTCCCATCAGCTAGATGTTGGTATTATTGAGGGAGACTATCCAGCACGAGACATGAAAGTAGATAGTTTCACACAGGATGAAATGGTCATAGTAGCAGCCCCTTCACACAAGGATGTCGATCATGGAAGCAATCTGGAAAATGAAATGTGGATTGTCCGTGAAGAAGGTTCTGGAACGAGAGAAGCGACTGAAAAAATGTGGGAGCTTCTATCGGTAGTACCTTCTCAAAAAATGGCATTTGGAAGTACGCAACTCATTAAAGAGTCCGTCGAAGCTGGAATTGGCATAGGTATCCTATCAAAATGGACAATTCGAAAAGAATTGAAACTCGGAACACTAAAGATTCTTGAATTGCCCAATTTCAGATACACACGAACGTTTTCGATATTAATGCGCTCTCCCTTTCAAACGAAAGTTCTTGAAGTCTTTCTCGATCACGTCCATTCTCATCATAAAACATAA
- a CDS encoding DUF4395 domain-containing protein — MPSSIPRPLVRLNQSFIFIFATGFVFFSHWLFLMIPLIAGLMGLLLHFNPVLKVGKQFLMKPLNQYIPEDAEQQNFNQKIAVSLLTISFIAHMFSIEWLAITAAVLVALASFIAILGFCIGCFVRFQWKQYQYRRSQHS, encoded by the coding sequence ATGCCTTCATCTATCCCCAGACCATTAGTTCGATTAAACCAATCGTTTATTTTTATATTTGCTACAGGTTTTGTATTCTTTTCACATTGGCTTTTCCTCATGATCCCACTCATTGCTGGATTGATGGGTTTGTTACTACATTTTAATCCAGTGCTGAAAGTGGGAAAACAATTCTTAATGAAACCACTTAATCAATATATTCCTGAGGATGCCGAGCAACAAAATTTCAATCAAAAAATAGCAGTATCGCTTCTTACAATTTCTTTTATAGCTCACATGTTTTCCATTGAATGGTTAGCAATCACAGCTGCAGTCCTAGTAGCTTTAGCTTCGTTTATCGCTATTCTAGGGTTCTGTATCGGTTGTTTTGTTCGTTTTCAATGGAAGCAGTATCAATATAGACGGTCACAGCACTCTTAA
- a CDS encoding antibiotic biosynthesis monooxygenase family protein: MVIEKAYFTIHEGLESTFEATFKEAVRYIAETAGYIHYRLLKSIESERKYVIFIEWETLASHTEGFMSSDRFEKFTSLVEPFLENVEMEHLTPVHSDL; this comes from the coding sequence TTGGTTATTGAAAAAGCTTATTTCACCATTCATGAAGGTCTTGAATCAACATTTGAAGCGACATTTAAAGAAGCAGTACGTTACATTGCAGAAACAGCAGGATACATCCATTACCGCTTGTTGAAATCAATTGAATCAGAGCGTAAGTACGTCATTTTCATTGAGTGGGAGACACTTGCCTCACATACTGAAGGCTTCATGTCATCCGATCGATTTGAAAAATTTACGTCTTTAGTGGAGCCATTCCTTGAAAATGTAGAGATGGAGCACCTCACACCCGTTCATTCAGATCTATAA
- the dacB gene encoding D-alanyl-D-alanine carboxypeptidase/D-alanyl-D-alanine endopeptidase: MLSSILILSMGCKQGKGTLHQKGKWSSSLHRILSDHRLKGAIAGVSVRSAKTGDLLFNHNGDTRLTPASNMKLITGAAALEMLGSDYRFTTEVCTDGEIHDGTLIGNLYLRGKGDPTLLREDFDQFVSELKSIGVKRIEGNVVADESWFDDQHLSEDMIWSDEHEYYGAQISALTVSPNTDYDAGTIMVTVSGGEIGSAPEVVLHPKTNYVDINNLATTVSSEEEGELVIKRNHGSNTITISGTISQVGDPKTNWIAVWNPSAYVMDLFFESLQTHHITLSGKKEIASTPSHAKTLLSKKSMPLSELLIPFMKLSNNGHAEVLLKEMGRVHLGKGSFEAGLEVVKTFLRSEGLNPNNMCLRDGSGISQLNLIQPNELSKLLYTLQSKNWFASFFDSLPVAGAQERFVGGTLRERLRQTSAENVIIAKTGSLIGVTSMSGYIKRKEPLVFSVIMNNFLDEEEMEKIEDEIMLILAGEVL; encoded by the coding sequence ATGTTATCTAGTATTCTTATTTTAAGTATGGGCTGTAAACAAGGGAAAGGCACGTTACATCAAAAAGGAAAATGGTCATCATCTTTACATAGAATATTAAGCGATCATCGACTCAAAGGAGCAATTGCTGGAGTCAGCGTTCGATCTGCAAAAACTGGGGATTTACTTTTTAATCATAATGGAGATACAAGACTAACTCCTGCTTCAAATATGAAGCTCATTACTGGAGCTGCTGCCCTCGAAATGCTTGGTTCTGATTACCGTTTTACAACTGAGGTTTGTACAGATGGCGAAATACACGACGGAACTTTAATTGGCAATCTTTATTTAAGAGGAAAGGGAGACCCTACCCTTTTAAGAGAAGACTTTGATCAATTTGTTAGTGAGCTTAAATCAATTGGTGTGAAACGGATCGAAGGAAATGTAGTAGCAGATGAATCGTGGTTTGATGATCAGCATCTTTCTGAAGATATGATTTGGAGCGATGAGCACGAATATTATGGAGCGCAAATTTCAGCGCTTACCGTTTCTCCAAATACCGATTACGATGCAGGAACTATTATGGTGACTGTTTCGGGAGGGGAAATCGGGAGTGCACCAGAAGTCGTGCTTCATCCTAAAACTAATTATGTCGACATTAATAATTTGGCAACGACCGTATCTTCTGAAGAAGAAGGGGAACTTGTTATTAAACGGAATCATGGGTCAAACACGATCACTATTTCAGGTACTATTTCACAGGTTGGTGATCCGAAAACGAATTGGATCGCTGTTTGGAATCCTTCCGCTTATGTAATGGACCTTTTTTTCGAATCGCTGCAAACACATCACATCACTCTATCTGGCAAAAAAGAGATTGCGTCTACACCTAGCCATGCAAAAACGCTTTTATCCAAGAAATCGATGCCGCTTTCTGAATTACTCATACCGTTCATGAAACTAAGTAATAATGGACACGCAGAAGTACTTTTAAAAGAAATGGGGAGGGTTCATTTAGGAAAAGGGAGCTTTGAAGCAGGGTTAGAAGTCGTTAAGACTTTTTTGAGAAGTGAAGGGTTAAATCCTAATAACATGTGTCTACGAGACGGATCCGGCATCTCGCAACTGAACCTTATTCAACCAAACGAACTTTCGAAGCTTTTATATACATTACAAAGTAAGAATTGGTTTGCATCGTTCTTTGATTCTCTCCCAGTAGCAGGAGCTCAAGAGCGGTTCGTAGGGGGTACACTACGTGAGCGGTTAAGACAAACTTCTGCTGAAAATGTAATCATCGCTAAAACTGGTTCGCTAATAGGGGTTACCTCAATGTCCGGTTATATTAAAAGGAAAGAGCCTCTAGTTTTTTCAGTGATTATGAATAACTTTCTTGATGAAGAAGAAATGGAGAAAATTGAAGATGAAATTATGCTTATATTAGCGGGTGAGGTATTGTAA
- a CDS encoding lysine N(6)-hydroxylase/L-ornithine N(5)-oxygenase family protein, with amino-acid sequence MRENIYDLIGVGIGPFNLGLAALLEPINEVDALFFDQKLEFDWHPGMLIEGTRLQVPFMADLVTMADPTNPYSYLNYLKHQNRLYNFYFLQRLEMPRNEYNHYCQWAAGQLESCQFGTKVTSIVPVGDPVEHYEVVVENLETHEVNTYFAKNMILGVGTVPSLPSSLQGMKEEDVFHSSTFLQHTERCSKAKSITVIGSGQSSAEIFRELLKDRKEHGYSLNWITRSQGFFPMEETRLSLEHFSPEYIDYFYDLPQAQKDDIFSGQQLLYKGISPHTITDIYNLLYEQSVGGEKMDVTLMPLIEVNGIKEKEDGTGYELECRQWQKDEKFLIESEVVVAGTGYRPLIPHCLEDLNHLIEWDEKGRYHVTKDYRLRLKKEANANIFVHSGMQHTHGVGSTNLGLAVNRNKIIINELLGKEFYPILEGNIFQQFEVKE; translated from the coding sequence ATGAGAGAGAATATTTATGATTTAATCGGTGTAGGAATTGGACCATTTAATTTAGGATTAGCTGCATTGTTGGAACCTATAAATGAAGTGGATGCCTTGTTTTTCGATCAGAAACTTGAATTTGATTGGCATCCAGGTATGTTGATTGAAGGAACCAGATTACAGGTACCTTTCATGGCGGATTTGGTCACAATGGCGGACCCAACAAATCCATATAGTTATTTAAATTATTTGAAACATCAAAATCGCTTATATAACTTCTATTTCTTGCAACGACTTGAAATGCCTCGAAATGAATATAACCACTATTGCCAATGGGCAGCGGGTCAGTTGGAAAGCTGCCAATTTGGAACAAAAGTAACGAGCATTGTACCTGTAGGAGATCCTGTTGAACATTATGAAGTGGTTGTTGAAAACCTTGAAACACATGAAGTGAATACGTACTTTGCTAAAAATATGATACTCGGTGTTGGAACCGTTCCTTCTTTACCTTCATCACTTCAGGGGATGAAAGAAGAAGATGTATTTCATTCATCAACATTCCTTCAGCACACTGAACGATGTTCTAAGGCAAAAAGTATTACTGTTATTGGGTCAGGTCAAAGTTCTGCAGAAATTTTCAGGGAACTTTTGAAAGACCGAAAAGAGCATGGGTATTCACTTAATTGGATAACACGCTCACAGGGGTTTTTCCCAATGGAGGAAACCAGATTAAGCCTTGAGCATTTTTCACCCGAGTATATCGATTATTTCTATGACCTACCTCAGGCTCAAAAAGATGACATTTTTAGTGGTCAACAGCTTCTCTACAAGGGAATTAGTCCACATACTATTACTGACATATATAACCTGTTATATGAACAATCTGTAGGTGGCGAAAAGATGGATGTCACATTAATGCCGTTAATCGAAGTAAACGGGATTAAAGAAAAAGAAGACGGTACTGGTTATGAATTAGAATGTCGTCAATGGCAAAAGGATGAAAAGTTTCTTATTGAAAGTGAAGTTGTTGTGGCGGGCACTGGCTATCGACCTTTAATTCCTCACTGCCTTGAAGACCTTAATCATTTAATTGAGTGGGATGAAAAGGGACGCTACCATGTAACAAAGGATTACCGTCTTCGATTAAAGAAAGAAGCGAATGCGAATATCTTTGTACACAGCGGCATGCAACATACGCACGGAGTAGGATCAACAAATTTAGGGCTTGCTGTTAATCGAAATAAAATTATTATTAATGAGCTTTTAGGAAAAGAGTTTTATCCGATCCTTGAAGGAAATATTTTTCAACAATTTGAAGTAAAAGAGTAG
- a CDS encoding methanogen output domain 1-containing protein, whose product MNQYQSLTSNNFLAKLLTQYASIHHRAIGSAAEEYIKQLGIRTGEWLESHYRPLEWTPDDYARVIVDIKNSIGGEFYISEVTPTYVVVKANRCPFGDQVTNAPHLCTMTSSVFGGIAARHFKYGEVNLRQRIALGDPVCEVMIAFEPGIETGDRYENLPVTPENGDPFTWEEDTITLLNQELKRSDEMVMKLVQELEELKNQVDNR is encoded by the coding sequence ATGAATCAATACCAATCACTAACATCCAACAATTTTCTTGCAAAATTGCTTACTCAGTACGCGAGCATTCATCATAGAGCAATTGGATCTGCTGCAGAAGAATACATCAAACAGCTTGGAATTAGAACGGGAGAGTGGCTAGAGTCTCACTATCGTCCTCTTGAATGGACGCCTGATGACTATGCCAGGGTGATCGTTGATATCAAGAATTCCATTGGAGGAGAGTTCTATATATCAGAAGTTACTCCTACCTATGTGGTTGTGAAAGCGAATCGCTGTCCATTTGGAGATCAAGTAACGAACGCACCACATCTTTGTACCATGACATCAAGTGTGTTTGGGGGAATCGCAGCAAGGCATTTTAAGTATGGAGAAGTAAATCTTCGGCAAAGAATTGCACTTGGTGACCCGGTTTGTGAAGTAATGATAGCGTTTGAACCTGGAATTGAAACGGGAGACCGATATGAAAACCTCCCGGTAACGCCAGAGAATGGTGATCCTTTTACGTGGGAAGAAGATACGATCACACTCTTAAACCAAGAGTTAAAACGGAGTGACGAGATGGTAATGAAATTGGTTCAAGAATTAGAAGAACTTAAAAATCAAGTTGACAATCGTTAG
- a CDS encoding nitric oxide synthase oxygenase, with product MDNEQLIEKAFDFIQQMYAELTIDPSRIQDRKKEIMHEIKATGSYTHTYDELSQGAKMAWRNSNKCIGRLFWNTMTVLDARYASKPKEVAGALLHHIRTASNGGKIKPTITIFQPGKIRVWNHQLIRYAGYETDKGIIGDPDSVAFTKEVMKLGWEGKGTQYDILPLVFSIDGAIPSFVEIPNEDVLQVVIQHPDYDFTPLRARWYGVPIISDMRLEIGGISYDAAPFNGWYMGTEIGARNLADTNRYNLLPDVAKLLDLDTSSNATLWKDVALVELNRAVLYSYQNKGVSIVDHHTAAKQFQKFEQNEEKAEREVTGNWTWLIPPVSPATTHIFHKPYKNKIVTPNYFYQSKPY from the coding sequence TTGGATAATGAGCAATTAATTGAAAAAGCATTTGATTTTATTCAACAAATGTATGCTGAACTAACAATCGATCCGTCACGCATACAAGACCGTAAAAAGGAAATTATGCATGAAATTAAAGCAACTGGTTCCTATACACATACATATGATGAACTTTCTCAAGGAGCTAAAATGGCCTGGAGAAACAGTAATAAGTGTATTGGTCGCTTGTTCTGGAATACGATGACTGTATTGGATGCGAGGTATGCTTCGAAACCTAAAGAAGTAGCGGGTGCACTCCTGCACCACATTCGCACCGCTTCAAACGGCGGAAAAATCAAGCCAACGATTACTATTTTTCAGCCAGGTAAAATTCGTGTTTGGAATCATCAGCTTATTCGCTATGCAGGTTATGAAACTGATAAAGGTATCATAGGGGACCCTGATTCGGTTGCTTTTACTAAGGAAGTCATGAAACTTGGATGGGAAGGAAAGGGAACACAATATGATATACTTCCGCTAGTTTTCTCAATAGATGGAGCAATACCAAGTTTCGTTGAAATTCCGAATGAAGACGTACTTCAAGTCGTGATTCAACACCCGGACTACGATTTTACTCCATTACGTGCACGGTGGTATGGCGTGCCCATCATTTCAGATATGCGATTAGAAATTGGAGGTATTAGTTATGATGCCGCACCATTTAATGGGTGGTATATGGGCACAGAAATAGGAGCAAGAAATTTAGCTGATACTAATCGGTACAACCTTTTGCCGGATGTAGCTAAACTTTTAGACCTAGATACAAGTTCAAATGCAACGCTATGGAAAGATGTCGCATTAGTTGAACTAAACAGGGCTGTCCTTTATTCCTATCAAAATAAAGGGGTAAGTATTGTTGATCATCATACAGCCGCAAAACAATTTCAAAAATTTGAGCAAAATGAAGAGAAGGCCGAGCGAGAAGTTACTGGAAATTGGACATGGCTAATTCCACCTGTGTCGCCAGCTACGACTCATATCTTCCATAAACCCTACAAAAACAAAATTGTAACACCGAACTATTTTTATCAATCAAAACCTTATTAA
- a CDS encoding pirin family protein — MSQLRIQRFRVNQQGVGEFDGGKITEQKPIGFPGEGSEVKRVGPLFYWAWAKAEHEGYIPLHPHQGFEIITYVISGKAEHGDSLGTRSVVGAGGLQVMQTGSGVSHEEGFVGPDMQGFQIWFEPHLREALRRKPTYQQFEHEEFQTIVKDGVKIKEILGDDSPVSFETDALMWDVLIEDEIMFQQSLTKGRSLSVLVLEGVGELNEHVYEAKDFFVIDGAERVEMIVQAKEKTRLLIIEVPTSVSYPFLRK, encoded by the coding sequence ATGAGTCAATTGCGTATACAACGTTTTCGTGTAAATCAGCAGGGCGTAGGGGAATTTGATGGTGGTAAAATCACAGAACAAAAGCCAATTGGCTTTCCAGGAGAAGGATCAGAGGTAAAACGAGTTGGTCCTTTGTTTTATTGGGCATGGGCTAAAGCAGAGCATGAAGGGTATATCCCTCTCCATCCACATCAAGGATTTGAAATCATTACGTATGTTATTAGTGGAAAAGCAGAGCACGGAGACTCACTAGGAACTAGAAGTGTTGTGGGAGCCGGTGGCCTTCAAGTGATGCAAACAGGATCGGGTGTTTCTCATGAGGAAGGGTTCGTTGGTCCAGATATGCAAGGATTTCAAATTTGGTTTGAGCCTCATTTACGAGAAGCCCTGCGTCGCAAACCAACTTACCAACAGTTTGAACACGAAGAGTTTCAAACAATCGTTAAAGATGGAGTGAAAATAAAAGAAATTCTAGGAGATGATTCCCCTGTTTCATTCGAAACAGATGCACTTATGTGGGATGTTTTGATTGAGGACGAAATCATGTTTCAACAATCCTTAACTAAAGGACGCTCGCTCAGTGTTCTTGTTTTAGAGGGTGTTGGTGAACTAAATGAGCATGTTTATGAAGCGAAAGATTTTTTTGTTATTGATGGTGCAGAACGTGTTGAAATGATCGTTCAAGCTAAAGAAAAGACGCGACTTTTAATAATTGAGGTTCCGACATCAGTCAGTTATCCATTCCTTCGAAAATAA
- a CDS encoding aldo/keto reductase encodes MVKQWTTTTLHNDVEMPTLGLGVWKMENNDEVKTAVNAAIDAGYKAIDTAAAYKNEEGVGAAIKESSTPREELFITSKVWNDDQGYDSTLQAFEDTVSKLGIDTLDLYLIHWPVEGKYKETWKAMEKLYKDGRIRAIGVSNFHPNHLEDLMKDAEIKPMVNQVEFHPLLNQKELREYCKQHSIQLEAWSPLAQGKLLDHEVVKEIAEQHGKSTAQVIIRWDLEHEVVTIPKSSNPERIKQNFDVFDFELTQDNIRALDELNQNERMGPDPDNFDF; translated from the coding sequence ATGGTTAAACAATGGACAACTACAACATTGCATAATGACGTAGAAATGCCAACGCTTGGTCTTGGTGTTTGGAAAATGGAGAATAACGATGAAGTAAAAACAGCAGTCAATGCCGCAATTGATGCAGGATATAAAGCGATCGATACTGCTGCTGCATACAAAAATGAAGAAGGTGTTGGTGCTGCTATTAAAGAAAGCAGTACACCACGTGAAGAACTTTTTATTACATCAAAAGTATGGAATGATGATCAGGGCTATGATTCAACCCTTCAAGCATTTGAAGATACGGTTTCAAAGCTTGGAATTGATACGTTAGATCTTTATTTAATTCATTGGCCCGTAGAGGGCAAATATAAAGAGACGTGGAAAGCGATGGAGAAGCTCTACAAAGATGGTCGAATTCGTGCCATTGGGGTCAGCAATTTCCATCCCAATCACCTTGAAGATTTAATGAAAGATGCAGAAATTAAACCGATGGTAAACCAGGTAGAATTCCATCCACTTTTAAATCAAAAAGAGCTTCGTGAGTATTGTAAACAGCATTCTATTCAACTAGAAGCATGGTCACCACTTGCACAGGGAAAACTATTAGATCATGAAGTTGTGAAAGAAATTGCAGAACAGCACGGTAAATCTACTGCTCAAGTGATCATTCGCTGGGATCTTGAACATGAAGTAGTGACAATTCCTAAGTCGTCAAATCCCGAGCGTATTAAACAAAACTTTGATGTTTTTGATTTTGAATTAACACAAGATAACATTCGCGCGCTTGATGAGTTAAATCAGAATGAACGAATGGGTCCTGATCCTGACAACTTTGATTTTTAA